A region from the Kineothrix sp. IPX-CK genome encodes:
- a CDS encoding ABC transporter substrate-binding protein yields MKKPMSFILSAAVMSMLLVGCSAGTNKSEDVSAEEVPVIQEALAPTAEAEEVTEEDSAGEEAVAEWPRTIVDAAGHEVVLESMPERITLLHTFYLEHLFALGVTPTAASLGNLLGQTESLESSELFAPYMSGVEIMDLGSAREVNLEAVLESAPDVIITFSIHGGIDEVYDQLTEIAPVILLDYSDTWQDQLLSCSQIIGKESKALDVITEVESTIADAGEQVSQYQDRSYALFRTDGKGFIAVGTPSYYETFGLTKPEGYPESSETISLEAVAEMDPYYIVFQHNYEATTAFVQSLESSSVWQSLDAVQNNRIYYFDENMNSNGPLAMKLTAEKLMELYTEE; encoded by the coding sequence TTGAAAAAACCAATGAGTTTCATATTATCTGCAGCAGTAATGTCCATGCTGCTCGTAGGATGTTCCGCAGGAACGAATAAGAGTGAAGACGTTTCCGCAGAAGAGGTGCCGGTGATTCAGGAGGCTCTGGCTCCCACGGCAGAAGCAGAAGAAGTAACAGAGGAAGACTCGGCCGGTGAAGAAGCAGTAGCAGAATGGCCAAGAACAATAGTAGATGCGGCCGGGCATGAGGTTGTTCTTGAAAGTATGCCGGAGAGAATTACCTTATTACATACATTTTATCTTGAGCATTTGTTTGCTCTTGGAGTAACCCCCACTGCCGCATCGCTTGGCAATCTTCTGGGTCAGACAGAGTCGTTGGAGAGCTCGGAATTGTTTGCTCCTTATATGAGCGGAGTGGAAATCATGGACCTTGGAAGTGCAAGGGAGGTTAATCTGGAAGCAGTGCTGGAATCGGCACCAGATGTCATTATCACATTTTCCATCCATGGGGGCATAGATGAGGTATATGACCAGCTGACCGAAATCGCTCCGGTCATTCTTCTGGATTATAGTGACACATGGCAGGATCAGCTGTTAAGCTGTTCGCAGATTATTGGCAAGGAAAGTAAAGCACTGGACGTTATTACGGAAGTGGAATCGACGATTGCTGATGCCGGGGAACAGGTCAGTCAGTATCAGGACAGAAGCTATGCACTGTTTCGTACTGATGGCAAAGGATTTATTGCAGTTGGAACCCCATCCTATTATGAAACATTTGGTCTGACCAAACCTGAGGGTTATCCGGAATCCAGTGAGACTATATCGCTGGAAGCGGTAGCGGAAATGGATCCCTATTACATTGTATTCCAGCATAATTATGAAGCAACTACAGCATTTGTCCAGAGCCTCGAAAGCTCCTCCGTATGGCAGTCTTTGGACGCGGTACAGAATAACCGGATTTATTATTTTGATGAAAATATGAATTCGAATGGACCGCTCGCAATGAAGCTGACGGCCGAGAAGTTAATGGAGCTTTATACGGAAGAATGA
- a CDS encoding AraC family transcriptional regulator, translated as MEFEFNQLVESFAKSDFRVKEVYRYKVEPGRKGRQRTAPFPGILIPISGKAEFGFNGIQYITDPKKIIHGGAEMLLDKKVIGNKELQYMAILYEVKNEHRNGLRLPDTHFELTIGHSPRLKGLLNRLWKISHIPDTLSEFQRETLFRCVLEEIFVCTEKRFVSHDRDLYERISDYIHEHYSEELSVGDLAEMYELTPNRLYYIFHKYAGMGPGDYLILYRMNRAKELLLTTDAYVHEIAGEVGYSDPLYFSRIFQKRIGCSPSELRKVIKE; from the coding sequence ATGGAGTTTGAATTTAATCAATTGGTGGAAAGCTTTGCCAAATCGGATTTTCGTGTGAAGGAAGTATACCGCTATAAAGTTGAGCCGGGAAGAAAGGGCAGGCAAAGAACAGCACCTTTTCCGGGAATCTTGATTCCGATTAGCGGGAAAGCAGAGTTTGGGTTTAACGGGATCCAGTATATAACCGACCCTAAGAAGATTATTCATGGGGGAGCGGAGATGCTGCTCGATAAAAAGGTAATAGGAAACAAGGAATTGCAGTATATGGCAATTCTTTATGAAGTTAAGAATGAACATAGAAATGGTCTGCGGCTGCCGGATACACATTTTGAACTTACCATTGGTCACAGCCCAAGATTAAAGGGACTGCTCAACCGGTTGTGGAAGATATCCCATATCCCGGATACTTTATCGGAATTTCAACGGGAGACTCTGTTTCGGTGCGTGCTGGAGGAGATTTTCGTGTGTACGGAAAAAAGATTTGTTTCTCATGACAGGGATCTTTATGAAAGAATCAGTGATTATATTCATGAGCATTATTCGGAGGAACTTTCGGTAGGAGATCTGGCAGAAATGTATGAGCTGACCCCGAACCGGCTTTACTATATTTTTCATAAGTATGCCGGTATGGGGCCGGGGGATTATCTGATTCTGTACCGCATGAACCGCGCTAAAGAGCTTCTTCTGACAACAGACGCTTACGTCCATGAAATTGCCGGGGAGGTTGGATATTCTGATCCCTTGTATTTCAGCCGTATCTTTCAAAAAAGAATAGGTTGTTCCCCAAGCGAGTTAAGGAAAGTTATTAAGGAATAA
- a CDS encoding iron ABC transporter permease, with amino-acid sequence MKKVRRSYAAKGVAARQQIFIAAAILLLLGTLFLSMKAGYSSFTVMDTIQTLIGNGTEQQKQILFQFRLPRIILSTLIGSGLALSGCILQSITRNPLSDPGLLGINAGSGFMVMLYILFLGGESGLALMGLPLLSFAGAGLAAILVYLLAYRTEDKVTPVRLILTGLAVQAGISSLTTLLVVKMDETQFEFFAAWQAGQFWGAGWRHVFVVLPWMLLLMPLVLYRSRLLDICSLGDPTAVSLGVSMEKERRILLGCSVMLAASGVAIGGNIGFVGLLAPHLTRKIVGSRHEILLPGCALVGAVLVALADTVGRIIIQPSSIPTGIMTVLLGAPYFIFLLIKRK; translated from the coding sequence ATGAAGAAAGTAAGACGGTCCTATGCTGCAAAAGGAGTCGCAGCACGGCAGCAGATTTTTATCGCCGCCGCGATTCTGCTGCTGCTTGGAACCTTATTTCTTAGTATGAAAGCCGGCTATTCCAGCTTTACGGTAATGGATACCATTCAGACATTGATTGGAAATGGAACAGAGCAGCAGAAACAGATATTGTTTCAGTTTCGCCTGCCGAGAATTATCTTGAGTACATTGATTGGATCCGGGCTGGCACTTTCCGGGTGTATTTTGCAGAGTATTACCCGCAACCCGCTTTCGGATCCGGGACTATTGGGAATTAATGCCGGCTCAGGCTTTATGGTTATGCTGTACATCCTGTTCCTTGGAGGGGAGTCCGGTCTGGCGCTCATGGGACTTCCGCTTCTTTCTTTTGCAGGTGCCGGTCTTGCGGCAATATTAGTCTATCTGCTTGCATACCGTACAGAGGATAAGGTGACTCCGGTACGCCTGATATTGACGGGATTAGCGGTACAGGCGGGGATATCATCGCTGACTACGCTGCTTGTAGTGAAGATGGACGAAACACAGTTTGAATTTTTTGCGGCCTGGCAGGCAGGACAGTTTTGGGGAGCCGGCTGGCGCCATGTATTTGTGGTATTGCCATGGATGCTGCTTTTGATGCCGCTTGTCCTGTATAGAAGCAGACTTTTGGATATATGCAGTCTTGGAGATCCGACGGCTGTCTCACTTGGCGTATCTATGGAGAAAGAGAGGAGAATCTTGCTGGGCTGTTCTGTTATGCTGGCAGCATCCGGGGTTGCGATTGGAGGAAATATCGGATTTGTTGGTTTGCTCGCCCCCCACCTGACAAGAAAAATTGTTGGTTCAAGACATGAGATATTGCTGCCGGGCTGTGCGTTGGTTGGAGCCGTTCTGGTTGCATTGGCAGATACTGTCGGCCGAATCATCATTCAGCCATCTTCGATTCCAACCGGAATCATGACGGTACTGCTTGGAGCGCCGTATTTTATTTTTTTACTTATAAAAAGAAAATGA
- a CDS encoding nitrogenase iron protein NifH: MKKIAVYGKGGIGKSTTVSNMAAAMSAMGYTVMQIGCDPKADSTRNLTGGKNIATVLDTLRTKENAALEDFVVKSSSGVYCVESGGPVPGVGCAGRGIITAFEKLNELHAYEVYAPDIVLYDVLGDVVCGGFAMPIRGGYADEVYIVTSGEMMSLYAASNIAHAVKSFGSRGYASLKGLILNAKNILEEEALVQRAADEIGTKIIHKMPRNPIVQKAEEIGLTVVEAFPESSMAEEYKALAARMLEVEQ, from the coding sequence ATGAAAAAAATAGCAGTATATGGAAAGGGAGGTATTGGAAAGTCTACAACAGTTTCCAATATGGCAGCGGCGATGTCCGCTATGGGATATACCGTAATGCAGATCGGATGTGATCCCAAAGCAGATTCTACGAGAAATCTGACAGGAGGAAAAAATATCGCGACAGTGCTCGATACTCTGCGTACCAAGGAAAATGCAGCACTGGAAGATTTTGTGGTGAAAAGCAGCAGCGGTGTATACTGTGTGGAATCAGGAGGTCCTGTTCCGGGGGTAGGCTGCGCGGGAAGAGGGATTATCACAGCTTTTGAGAAGCTGAATGAATTGCATGCATACGAGGTATATGCGCCTGACATCGTCTTGTATGATGTTCTGGGCGATGTGGTCTGCGGAGGTTTTGCGATGCCAATCAGAGGAGGATATGCGGATGAAGTGTATATTGTAACCTCAGGAGAGATGATGTCATTGTACGCGGCATCCAATATTGCCCATGCTGTGAAAAGCTTTGGCAGCAGAGGGTACGCATCACTAAAGGGGCTGATTCTGAATGCCAAAAACATTCTGGAGGAGGAGGCGCTGGTGCAAAGGGCCGCTGACGAAATCGGTACAAAAATCATACATAAAATGCCGAGAAACCCAATTGTTCAAAAAGCAGAGGAGATTGGATTAACCGTAGTGGAAGCGTTCCCTGAATCCTCAATGGCAGAGGAATATAAGGCACTGGCAGCGCGGATGCTGGAGGTGGAGCAATGA
- a CDS encoding ABC transporter ATP-binding protein yields the protein MDALKADALNIGYREELIVKELYMSIPKGKITVMIGANGCGKSTILKALGRILQPRKGTVYLNGADIHRLSTQEVAKRMAILPQSVQAPEGLTVGDLVSYGRYPHKKGFGALSAEDHEIVDWALGITNLSDLACVPVDTLSGGQRQRAWIAMAIAQKTDVILLDEPTTYLDLSYQLEVLELLKHLNEANGYTIAVVLHDINLAARHADYMIAIKNGRILEEGTPEEIMTREVLMKTYQIDAQIVMDQRTGRPICLSYDLVKTEEV from the coding sequence ATGGATGCTTTAAAGGCTGATGCGCTCAATATCGGCTATCGGGAAGAATTAATAGTAAAAGAGCTGTATATGTCGATTCCCAAGGGTAAAATTACTGTAATGATAGGGGCGAACGGATGCGGAAAATCTACTATATTAAAGGCACTCGGGAGAATTCTGCAGCCGAGAAAAGGAACCGTGTATCTGAATGGAGCAGATATTCATCGTCTGTCTACACAGGAGGTGGCCAAACGGATGGCGATTCTGCCCCAGTCGGTACAGGCACCGGAGGGCCTGACAGTCGGCGACCTTGTTTCTTACGGAAGATATCCCCATAAAAAAGGTTTTGGAGCATTGTCAGCAGAAGATCATGAGATCGTGGATTGGGCACTTGGGATCACAAATCTTAGTGATCTCGCATGTGTTCCGGTGGATACCCTGTCCGGAGGGCAAAGGCAGCGGGCGTGGATCGCGATGGCAATTGCACAGAAGACAGATGTAATATTACTGGATGAACCGACCACATATCTGGATCTGTCCTATCAGCTGGAGGTGTTGGAATTGCTGAAGCATCTGAATGAGGCTAATGGTTATACCATCGCAGTGGTGCTGCATGATATTAATCTTGCGGCCAGACACGCAGATTATATGATTGCGATCAAGAATGGAAGAATACTCGAAGAAGGCACACCGGAGGAAATTATGACCAGAGAGGTTTTAATGAAAACTTACCAGATTGATGCTCAGATTGTAATGGACCAGCGAACAGGAAGGCCGATCTGCCTGTCCTATGATTTGGTAAAGACGGAGGAAGTATGA
- a CDS encoding iron ABC transporter permease: METRKRGKYYYVLFGGLAAVIVVSCYSVTQGSIRIPLSTIREAIVQFDAQNKYHLILMDHRLPRIIAGLLVGASLSVAGAIMQGMTRNPMADSGLMGLNAGAGFALSICFAFFSGLSYLQKIFFCFAGAALSAVFVNGITTLRREKETSFNMVIIGAAVSALLTGLSQGIALCFNVSQSITFWTMGGVSAADWNQIRIMTPIIVGALFFSVMTARQITLLSLGEEVAQGLGLNCRKYRRILSLLMVILAGISVSVVGAVGFVGLIVPHIVRFLVGVDYRHIIPASAVFGALLMVAADLAARSINPPFETPVGVLTSLIGVPFFLYLARKQRRGMG; encoded by the coding sequence ATGGAAACAAGGAAGAGAGGAAAATATTATTATGTGCTGTTCGGAGGGCTGGCTGCGGTGATTGTGGTTTCCTGTTATTCCGTAACTCAGGGTTCGATTCGGATACCTCTTTCCACAATCAGGGAAGCTATTGTCCAGTTTGATGCTCAGAATAAATATCATCTGATACTGATGGATCATCGTCTGCCCAGAATTATTGCCGGACTTTTGGTCGGCGCATCCTTGTCGGTGGCCGGGGCAATTATGCAGGGAATGACCAGGAATCCGATGGCGGATTCCGGATTGATGGGACTGAATGCTGGAGCAGGCTTCGCTCTTTCTATATGCTTTGCCTTTTTTTCAGGGTTGTCATATTTGCAGAAAATCTTTTTCTGTTTTGCGGGAGCGGCACTCAGTGCCGTATTTGTCAATGGAATTACGACTCTTCGCAGGGAAAAAGAAACATCATTCAATATGGTTATCATTGGCGCGGCAGTGAGTGCTCTTCTGACCGGACTCAGTCAGGGAATCGCTCTATGTTTTAATGTATCACAGAGTATTACTTTTTGGACGATGGGAGGAGTGTCCGCTGCCGACTGGAATCAGATACGAATCATGACCCCGATAATCGTTGGAGCTCTGTTTTTCTCAGTAATGACAGCAAGGCAGATAACTCTTCTGAGCCTGGGGGAAGAGGTGGCGCAGGGACTGGGACTGAATTGCAGGAAATACCGGAGAATTCTATCCTTACTGATGGTCATACTGGCAGGAATATCGGTATCCGTTGTTGGTGCAGTTGGTTTCGTCGGTTTGATCGTTCCTCATATTGTCCGTTTTCTGGTGGGAGTAGACTACCGGCATATCATTCCGGCCAGTGCGGTATTCGGCGCACTTTTGATGGTTGCGGCGGATCTGGCGGCAAGGAGCATTAATCCGCCTTTTGAAACTCCCGTTGGGGTATTGACCTCATTAATCGGAGTTCCGTTCTTTTTATATTTGGCCAGAAAGCAAAGGAGGGGAATGGGATGA